In Halobaculum limi, one DNA window encodes the following:
- a CDS encoding pyridoxamine 5'-phosphate oxidase family protein, whose protein sequence is MSDDTADVDALVENEMTDAEIEDALRTHGTAVLSLARDGETYAVPMSFGYDGERCYFVFIGYHEPSTKNEFANTTERATLTMYEENGRDDWHSVSVRGPITRLEGSDEWERGRDAIGDNGWYPGLFRRSDPRGRIDMWALDVEDVTGYKSN, encoded by the coding sequence ATGAGCGACGACACCGCGGACGTAGACGCGTTGGTGGAAAACGAGATGACCGACGCGGAGATAGAAGACGCGTTACGCACCCACGGAACGGCCGTCTTGTCGCTGGCGCGCGACGGTGAGACGTACGCGGTCCCGATGTCGTTCGGCTACGACGGCGAGCGCTGTTACTTCGTGTTCATCGGCTACCACGAACCGAGTACGAAAAACGAGTTCGCGAACACGACCGAACGTGCGACGCTGACGATGTACGAGGAGAACGGACGCGACGACTGGCACAGCGTGAGCGTCCGCGGACCGATCACGCGACTCGAAGGCAGCGACGAGTGGGAGCGCGGACGCGACGCCATCGGCGACAACGGGTGGTACCCCGGCTTGTTCCGCCGGTCGGACCCCCGCGGTCGGATCGATATGTGGGCGTTGGACGTCGAGGACGTCACGGGCTACAAGAGCAACTGA
- a CDS encoding type IV pilin N-terminal domain-containing protein yields MELKTLFDDDRAVSPVIGVILMVAITVILAAVIGSFVLGLGNSVQETAPNANFQFDYTENGNGTYNVSATHTGGDTIPAADSLNISAAGGNGTVVQAFPTDGVSAGDSAIIDAVANDTEVRVIWTAQNGQSSQALATDSTPA; encoded by the coding sequence ATGGAGCTCAAAACCCTCTTCGACGACGACCGCGCCGTCTCGCCGGTGATCGGCGTGATCCTGATGGTCGCTATCACCGTGATTCTGGCTGCGGTGATCGGGTCGTTCGTCCTCGGCCTGGGGAACAGCGTACAAGAAACTGCACCGAACGCGAACTTCCAGTTCGATTACACCGAAAATGGAAACGGGACGTACAACGTCTCCGCAACTCACACTGGCGGCGACACGATCCCTGCTGCAGATTCGCTGAACATTAGCGCTGCAGGCGGTAACGGAACCGTCGTTCAAGCGTTCCCCACGGACGGAGTGAGCGCTGGTGACTCAGCTATCATCGACGCAGTCGCGAACGACACTGAAGTCCGCGTCATCTGGACGGCGCAGAACGGTCAGAGTTCGCAGGCACTCGCCACCGACTCGACCCCGGCGTAA
- a CDS encoding DNA adenine methylase: MARPVLKWAGGKRQLLDELYARFPESYGHYHEPFFGGGALFFDIEPQNGTINDTNPRLVNFYQQIRDNPDELIELLRTFDDPESEPDEERAYSSTNRSGKQIEGYYYQQRALFNNRPYGDDYDPVEEAALLLYLNRTGYNGLYRENSSGGFNVPIGRYANPDWVQAERIREASVALERTDIFNRDFEYILDYAEGGDVVYFDPPYEPMSPTANFNDYSGDGFDTDDQERLLAVAQKLDQHGVHVILSNSGVMFERYDEAGFSVEIEGATRAINSDSDDRGEVDEIVATNVPESARRSAGQQEIADF, from the coding sequence ATGGCACGACCCGTTCTCAAGTGGGCTGGGGGAAAGCGCCAGTTGCTGGATGAGTTGTACGCCAGGTTTCCTGAATCGTACGGACACTACCACGAGCCATTCTTCGGTGGCGGAGCGCTCTTTTTCGATATCGAGCCACAGAACGGGACGATCAACGACACGAATCCGAGGTTGGTGAACTTCTACCAGCAGATTCGAGATAATCCGGACGAACTCATCGAACTCCTTCGTACGTTCGACGACCCCGAGTCGGAACCCGACGAAGAGCGAGCGTACAGTAGTACCAACCGAAGTGGCAAACAGATCGAGGGGTACTACTACCAGCAGCGGGCGCTGTTTAACAATCGACCGTACGGCGACGACTACGACCCGGTAGAAGAAGCCGCACTGTTGTTGTATCTCAATCGGACGGGCTACAACGGCCTGTATCGAGAGAACAGTTCTGGTGGATTCAACGTGCCAATCGGGCGATACGCGAATCCGGATTGGGTGCAAGCAGAGCGGATCAGAGAAGCGAGCGTCGCCCTCGAACGTACCGACATCTTCAATCGAGATTTCGAGTACATCCTCGACTACGCCGAAGGCGGCGACGTCGTGTACTTCGATCCGCCGTACGAGCCAATGAGCCCCACAGCCAACTTCAACGACTACAGCGGGGACGGGTTCGATACGGACGATCAAGAACGGCTCTTAGCGGTAGCGCAGAAACTCGATCAGCACGGTGTCCACGTGATTCTCAGTAACAGCGGGGTGATGTTCGAACGGTACGACGAGGCAGGATTCTCGGTGGAGATCGAAGGTGCAACGAGGGCGATAAACAGCGATAGCGACGACAGAGGCGAAGTGGACGAGATCGTGGCGACGAACGTCCCAGAGTCAGCGCGTCGCAGTGCAGGCCAGCAAGAGATCGCAGATTTCTAG
- a CDS encoding succinylglutamate desuccinylase/aspartoacylase family protein produces MHETLTVGTASADPGELADGWIDATDLPTGGSERLPVTVVNGVDEGPVLWVTGGVHGDEATGVAVAQDVAAVAADAIAELAGSVVVVPVVNPAGLRRNERTSYYGGDDPNRYFPDTARDASRPPETQERIDTRLFEALTESADLLVDCHTAQVGSMPFTIRDRVLYGDQRTEAEAETLAADLDRLATALGLPILTEYPAEEYVDQSLQRSTAGAALNTADIPAVTAELGGHSVVEEDARAAGVAGILAVAVEFGLLDSVPESVDAAGSGIPDAPVDYPVRRFVGPRVESAGLLRHRVAVGEPVETGDVIADVVTPHGDVVESVETDHDGYVIGRSEGLAAYEGSAVASMAVRDDGDLVVPRDPDNAE; encoded by the coding sequence ATGCACGAGACGCTCACGGTCGGCACCGCAAGCGCCGACCCCGGCGAACTCGCAGACGGTTGGATCGACGCGACCGACCTCCCGACCGGCGGGAGCGAACGCCTGCCGGTTACGGTGGTCAACGGCGTCGACGAAGGGCCCGTCCTCTGGGTCACGGGTGGCGTCCACGGCGACGAAGCCACCGGTGTCGCGGTCGCACAGGACGTCGCCGCCGTCGCCGCCGACGCCATCGCGGAGTTGGCGGGTTCGGTCGTCGTCGTCCCCGTCGTCAACCCGGCGGGCCTCCGGCGCAACGAACGCACCTCTTACTACGGCGGCGACGACCCGAACCGCTACTTCCCGGACACAGCGCGTGACGCCTCGCGGCCACCGGAGACACAGGAACGGATCGATACCCGCCTATTCGAGGCGCTGACGGAGTCGGCGGACCTGCTCGTCGACTGCCACACCGCACAGGTCGGGTCGATGCCGTTCACCATCCGTGACCGCGTCCTCTACGGTGACCAGCGAACCGAAGCCGAGGCCGAGACGCTCGCGGCCGACCTCGACCGTCTCGCGACCGCACTCGGCCTACCGATCCTCACAGAGTATCCTGCCGAGGAGTACGTCGACCAGTCGCTCCAGCGGTCGACCGCGGGCGCGGCGCTCAACACCGCCGATATCCCCGCTGTCACGGCGGAACTGGGCGGCCACAGCGTCGTCGAGGAGGACGCCCGCGCCGCTGGCGTCGCCGGTATTCTTGCCGTCGCCGTCGAGTTCGGACTGCTCGATTCGGTCCCCGAGAGCGTCGATGCGGCGGGGTCGGGTATCCCCGACGCACCCGTCGACTACCCCGTCCGTCGGTTCGTCGGGCCGCGCGTCGAGTCGGCGGGACTACTCCGTCACCGCGTCGCCGTCGGCGAACCTGTCGAGACGGGCGACGTAATCGCCGACGTGGTGACGCCTCACGGCGACGTGGTCGAGTCGGTAGAGACGGACCACGACGGCTACGTCATCGGGCGCAGCGAGGGACTCGCTGCCTACGAGGGGTCGGCCGTCGCGAGTATGGCCGTCCGCGACGACGGCGACTTGGTGGTTCCACGGGATCCAGACAACGCGGAGTGA
- a CDS encoding RNA-guided pseudouridylation complex pseudouridine synthase subunit Cbf5, with protein sequence MRPAPEERSVEDLCAFGVVNLDKPAGPSAHQVAAWVRDILGVDRAAHAGTLDPKVTGCLPTLTGDATRLAPVFLEGAKEYVAVLELHGSAPTDLERVVAEFEGELYQKPPRKSAVKRRLRTREVYDLTVLDQTDRQVLLRIRCESGTYVRKLCHDIGLALGTGGHMGHLRRTATDPFDDRDLHTLHDLADGVAFADGRDTPDGDPDESLIWEVLRPAEEAMTGLPSLTIADSAAREVANGAPVYAPGVVASGAFGAGDPDDGDLLACYTPDGSAVCLGRLVGDPDADAGEVVSLERVLV encoded by the coding sequence ATGCGCCCGGCACCCGAGGAGCGGTCGGTCGAAGACCTGTGCGCGTTCGGCGTCGTCAACCTCGACAAGCCCGCCGGCCCGTCTGCCCACCAAGTAGCCGCGTGGGTGCGTGACATCCTCGGCGTCGACCGCGCGGCCCACGCGGGTACGCTCGATCCGAAGGTGACCGGGTGTCTGCCGACGCTCACCGGCGACGCGACCCGCCTCGCCCCTGTCTTCCTCGAAGGCGCGAAAGAGTACGTCGCCGTCCTCGAACTTCACGGCTCGGCCCCCACGGACCTAGAGCGTGTCGTCGCCGAGTTCGAGGGCGAACTCTACCAGAAGCCGCCCCGAAAGTCAGCGGTGAAACGCCGTCTGCGAACGCGGGAGGTGTACGATCTGACGGTCCTGGATCAGACCGACAGACAGGTCCTCCTCCGGATTCGGTGTGAGTCGGGGACGTACGTCCGCAAACTCTGTCACGACATCGGCCTCGCGTTGGGAACCGGCGGGCACATGGGCCACCTGCGGCGAACCGCGACCGATCCCTTCGACGACCGCGACCTCCACACGCTCCACGACCTCGCCGACGGCGTCGCCTTCGCAGACGGGCGAGACACGCCCGACGGTGACCCCGACGAGTCGCTGATATGGGAGGTGCTTCGCCCCGCAGAGGAGGCAATGACCGGTCTGCCGTCGCTCACCATTGCCGACTCTGCCGCCCGCGAGGTCGCCAACGGCGCGCCCGTGTACGCACCCGGCGTCGTCGCGAGCGGCGCGTTCGGCGCGGGTGACCCCGACGACGGCGACCTCTTGGCGTGTTACACGCCCGACGGTTCAGCGGTCTGTCTCGGTCGACTCGTCGGCGACCCCGACGCAGACGCCGGCGAGGTCGTCTCGCTGGAGCGGGTGTTGGTCTGA
- the cmk gene encoding (d)CMP kinase, translating into MLLTVSGPPGSGKSTTAAALAEAFDLEHVSGGDIFRELAAEREMTPVEFNELAEEEDQIDRDLDRRLRQIAIERDDVLLESRLAGWLAAEHADLRIWLDAPLEVRCDRIVDREEKPLEQVIEETRRRESSEAKRYREYYNIDIDDLSIYDLVYNTARWSPEGVLGMLTTAVDSYDPNTDEGKASVDGVTYDF; encoded by the coding sequence ATGTTGCTAACGGTCTCCGGCCCGCCGGGAAGCGGGAAGAGCACCACCGCCGCCGCACTCGCCGAGGCGTTCGATCTAGAACACGTCTCGGGGGGCGACATCTTCCGGGAACTGGCCGCCGAGCGTGAGATGACGCCCGTCGAGTTCAACGAACTCGCCGAGGAGGAAGATCAGATCGACCGCGACCTAGACCGTCGCCTGCGACAAATCGCTATCGAACGCGACGACGTCCTGCTGGAATCACGACTCGCCGGATGGCTCGCGGCCGAACACGCCGACCTGCGCATCTGGCTCGACGCGCCGCTGGAGGTCAGGTGTGACCGCATCGTCGACCGGGAGGAGAAACCGCTCGAACAGGTCATCGAGGAGACGCGCCGCCGCGAGAGCAGCGAGGCGAAACGCTACCGCGAGTACTACAACATCGACATCGACGACCTGAGCATCTACGACCTCGTGTACAACACCGCCCGCTGGTCGCCCGAGGGCGTGTTGGGAATGCTCACGACCGCCGTCGACTCGTACGACCCAAACACCGACGAAGGAAAAGCCTCCGTCGACGGCGTCACCTACGACTTCTGA
- a CDS encoding helix-turn-helix transcriptional regulator, which translates to MTTGDAATLADVLAKRRDVLAAVCDGPLDKRTLVDRLDVPRTTLDRGVRELVDAGLADTVDGGVVATAVGRTVLDEHDGYRRRLAGIAAAEPLFESLPEDTPLDGRFLAGATVATPEPTVPDGVIERLFESVASARRVRGVAPVALSGHVDTFDAEATAGDAPPELVVSPDVLDHLIETRYDRVLELVEAEAMEYYYGPTSVCFGVWVAEHDDRADEAGLVVYTDTGVGGVAVNDTHEAVAWANECIDETRATATKLTAEEVRERRGLPNATPDIE; encoded by the coding sequence ATGACAACTGGCGACGCAGCGACTCTGGCCGACGTACTCGCGAAGCGTCGCGACGTTCTCGCGGCGGTGTGTGACGGCCCCCTCGACAAACGAACGCTCGTCGACCGTCTCGACGTCCCTCGAACCACGCTCGATCGCGGCGTCCGCGAACTCGTCGACGCCGGCCTCGCAGACACCGTCGACGGCGGCGTCGTCGCCACCGCCGTCGGACGAACGGTCCTCGACGAACACGACGGCTACCGGCGTCGCCTCGCTGGAATCGCGGCTGCCGAACCACTGTTCGAGTCGCTTCCGGAAGACACCCCGCTCGACGGTCGCTTCCTCGCCGGTGCGACCGTCGCCACGCCCGAACCGACCGTACCGGACGGTGTAATCGAACGGCTCTTCGAGTCGGTCGCCAGTGCACGTCGCGTTCGCGGCGTCGCGCCGGTCGCCCTCTCGGGCCACGTCGACACGTTCGACGCGGAGGCGACCGCCGGTGACGCGCCCCCGGAGTTGGTCGTGTCGCCGGACGTGTTGGACCACCTCATCGAGACACGCTACGACCGTGTGTTAGAACTGGTCGAGGCAGAGGCGATGGAGTACTACTACGGCCCGACGAGCGTGTGTTTCGGCGTGTGGGTCGCCGAACACGACGACCGGGCCGACGAGGCGGGACTCGTCGTCTACACCGACACCGGCGTCGGCGGTGTCGCGGTCAACGACACCCACGAGGCGGTGGCGTGGGCCAACGAGTGCATCGACGAGACGAGAGCGACGGCGACGAAGTTGACCGCCGAGGAAGTTCGAGAGCGACGTGGACTCCCGAACGCGACCCCCGACATCGAGTGA
- a CDS encoding MogA/MoaB family molybdenum cofactor biosynthesis protein — MSDDHGHDGHDHHDHAHDDHHAHDLETLGYAVVTVSSSRTHEDDPAGDAIEAAVTDAGDEVAVREIIDDDFDGVQSTVDRLIDRDDVDCVVTTGGTGVTPDDVTVEAVAPLLDKELPGFGELFRSLSRDEIGTMVVGTRATAGVASGVPVFCLPGSENAARLGIEKIITAEAGHLAGLARRE, encoded by the coding sequence ATGAGCGACGACCACGGCCACGATGGTCACGACCATCACGACCACGCACACGACGACCACCACGCACACGACCTCGAGACGCTCGGCTACGCGGTCGTCACAGTCTCGTCTTCACGCACCCACGAGGACGACCCCGCGGGCGACGCTATCGAGGCGGCAGTCACGGACGCAGGCGACGAGGTAGCCGTCCGAGAGATCATCGACGACGACTTCGACGGCGTGCAGTCGACGGTCGACCGCCTGATCGACCGCGACGACGTGGACTGCGTCGTCACGACCGGCGGCACCGGCGTCACGCCCGACGACGTGACCGTCGAAGCGGTGGCACCGCTGCTGGACAAGGAACTGCCGGGGTTCGGGGAACTGTTCCGATCGCTGAGCCGTGATGAGATCGGGACGATGGTCGTCGGGACGCGCGCGACTGCTGGCGTCGCGAGCGGTGTGCCGGTGTTCTGTCTGCCGGGGAGCGAGAACGCCGCACGACTCGGGATCGAGAAGATCATCACGGCAGAAGCGGGCCACCTCGCGGGGTTGGCACGGCGGGAGTGA
- a CDS encoding helix-turn-helix transcriptional regulator: MNNDVRARRDEHDLSQAGLAEAVGVTRQTINSIERGRYDPSLELAFTLADFFGCQIEDLFHPDSEDS, from the coding sequence ATGAACAACGACGTCCGTGCCCGCCGCGATGAACACGACCTGAGCCAAGCGGGACTGGCGGAAGCAGTCGGCGTCACACGACAGACAATCAACAGCATCGAACGCGGACGGTACGACCCGTCGCTGGAGTTGGCGTTCACGCTCGCTGATTTCTTCGGCTGCCAGATCGAAGACCTGTTCCACCCCGACAGCGAGGACTCGTAG
- a CDS encoding DUF2178 domain-containing protein, protein MTETVTAPTVRRRQRYRTLLFGSVVVAALANVVLRAVGYPVVAEAVYWVGLAAFVGIWRFSPVTLFDERDADLERRASTATLQVAAVVLVLGASGARTLAALGIYEVPPMVSGVLYGYVGLFVVFAAALIYTKLTR, encoded by the coding sequence ATGACCGAAACCGTGACCGCGCCGACGGTACGCCGACGGCAACGCTACCGGACGCTGTTGTTCGGGTCGGTCGTCGTGGCCGCCCTCGCGAACGTCGTCCTCCGTGCGGTCGGCTACCCGGTCGTGGCCGAAGCCGTCTACTGGGTCGGCCTCGCGGCGTTCGTCGGTATCTGGCGGTTCAGCCCAGTGACGCTGTTCGACGAACGTGACGCCGACCTCGAACGACGGGCGAGCACTGCCACCCTACAGGTCGCAGCAGTCGTCCTCGTCCTCGGGGCCTCCGGCGCACGAACGCTCGCCGCCCTCGGAATCTACGAGGTTCCGCCGATGGTCTCGGGCGTCCTGTACGGCTACGTGGGTCTGTTCGTCGTGTTCGCGGCGGCGCTGATCTACACGAAGTTGACGCGATGA
- a CDS encoding zinc-binding dehydrogenase: protein MKAVQFSEHGDRDVIEYGDFPDPEPGRGEVIVDVKAGALNHLDIWTRKGLPGIDLEMPHIPGSDGAGVVTEVGEGVTRFEEGDHVAVSAGVSCGECEFCRHGEESLCVRFSIIGEHQRGVHSELAAVPADNLVPVPDHVDWEVAGSASLVFQTAWRMLLSQGELAPGEKILVLGASGGVGHAAVQIADFVGAEVYATASTEEKLQYAEECGADHVINYEEDDFASEIREHTGRRGVDMVVDHIGAATWHDSLKSLAKGGRVVTCGATTGGRPETDINRIFWNQLKVIGSTMATPGEVDDVLELVWDGTFEPRIREVLPMSEAARAHEMIENREGFGKVVVKPDSEL, encoded by the coding sequence ATGAAGGCAGTCCAGTTCTCGGAGCACGGCGACCGCGACGTAATCGAGTACGGCGACTTCCCGGACCCCGAACCGGGACGCGGCGAGGTCATCGTCGACGTGAAGGCGGGAGCGCTCAACCACCTCGACATCTGGACCCGAAAGGGACTGCCGGGCATCGACCTGGAGATGCCGCACATCCCCGGATCCGACGGCGCGGGCGTCGTCACCGAGGTCGGCGAGGGCGTCACCCGGTTCGAGGAGGGCGACCACGTTGCCGTCTCCGCGGGCGTCTCCTGTGGCGAGTGTGAGTTCTGCCGGCACGGCGAGGAGTCGCTGTGCGTTCGCTTCTCGATCATCGGGGAACACCAGCGAGGCGTCCACTCCGAACTCGCGGCCGTCCCCGCCGACAACCTCGTTCCCGTTCCCGACCACGTCGACTGGGAGGTCGCGGGGTCGGCGTCGCTCGTGTTCCAGACCGCGTGGCGGATGCTGCTCTCGCAGGGCGAACTCGCGCCCGGCGAAAAGATCCTCGTCCTCGGCGCGTCCGGCGGCGTCGGCCACGCGGCAGTCCAGATCGCCGACTTCGTCGGCGCGGAGGTGTACGCGACCGCTTCCACCGAGGAGAAACTCCAGTACGCCGAGGAGTGCGGCGCAGACCACGTCATCAACTACGAGGAGGACGACTTCGCGAGCGAGATTCGCGAGCACACGGGCCGCCGCGGCGTCGATATGGTCGTCGACCACATCGGCGCGGCGACGTGGCACGACTCGCTGAAGAGCCTCGCGAAGGGCGGCCGCGTCGTCACGTGTGGAGCGACCACCGGTGGGCGACCCGAGACGGACATCAACCGCATCTTCTGGAACCAGTTGAAGGTCATCGGGTCGACGATGGCGACGCCCGGCGAGGTCGACGACGTCCTCGAACTCGTGTGGGACGGCACGTTCGAACCGCGCATCCGCGAGGTGCTGCCGATGAGCGAGGCCGCACGCGCCCACGAGATGATCGAGAACCGAGAGGGCTTTGGCAAAGTGGTGGTTAAACCAGATAGTGAGCTCTGA
- a CDS encoding DUF7343 domain-containing protein, giving the protein MTPYSRRRAGQTWSRPRTVLLACALIALVVLAGCTGVGDTPGAGDNESGAAPATDVPEQTPEATPEPTPEPTPEPEPTPEPDTPTEGDAPADGTETEAAAATDRAFPLWVAAGLLLLGAGVGVALLRRRSPAVDPVPTSPAAQTAQARSDAETIISLLHTRRGRAFEDAIAEAAEWSPARTRRVVDGLVATGDVARRETPEGTLVVFADPDDRRGGNAVRALLEEHNGRMFEMDIADELDWSMATTRHVVDDLVADVVVVRRDVDGEALVVIVD; this is encoded by the coding sequence ATGACACCATATTCACGTCGTCGTGCCGGTCAGACTTGGTCGCGCCCGAGGACGGTACTGCTCGCGTGTGCGCTCATCGCTCTCGTCGTGTTGGCGGGGTGCACCGGCGTCGGCGACACCCCGGGTGCGGGCGACAACGAGTCGGGAGCGGCACCCGCCACCGACGTTCCGGAGCAGACCCCAGAGGCGACACCGGAGCCGACCCCGGAACCGACACCGGAACCGGAGCCGACACCGGAACCAGACACGCCGACCGAGGGTGACGCGCCCGCAGACGGCACGGAGACGGAAGCCGCGGCGGCTACCGATCGAGCGTTCCCGCTGTGGGTCGCTGCGGGCCTGTTACTGCTCGGGGCAGGCGTCGGCGTCGCGTTGCTGCGCCGGCGGTCACCCGCGGTCGACCCCGTTCCCACGTCGCCGGCGGCGCAAACGGCCCAGGCACGCTCGGACGCGGAGACGATCATCTCGCTGCTTCACACCCGTCGCGGGCGGGCGTTCGAGGACGCTATCGCCGAGGCCGCCGAGTGGTCGCCGGCCCGCACGCGACGCGTCGTCGATGGCCTGGTCGCCACCGGCGACGTAGCGCGTCGCGAGACGCCCGAGGGAACGCTCGTCGTGTTCGCCGACCCCGACGACCGGAGGGGCGGGAATGCGGTTCGCGCGTTGCTGGAAGAGCACAATGGACGGATGTTCGAGATGGACATCGCCGACGAACTCGACTGGTCGATGGCCACCACGCGCCACGTCGTCGACGACCTAGTCGCCGACGTCGTCGTCGTTCGCCGCGACGTCGACGGAGAAGCACTCGTCGTCATCGTCGACTGA
- a CDS encoding alpha/beta fold hydrolase, translated as MTATPAAAAADDLPADVPGESTFVDANGLRFHVVEAGPEDGELVVLLHGFPEFWYGWHDQIRPLVNEGYRVVVPDQRGYNRSDRPSGVAEYRIQTLAADVTALIDAYGREEAAVVGHDWGGVVGWWLALEHADRLSSFVAVNAPHPTVIRRTLSGDPTQLLRSGYALFFQVPKVPEAVIRAANWRLPVTMMRESSMPGTFSTADFDRYRAAWGRDGAFTAMLNWYRAAARQRPVPRTDEVTVPTRIIWGVHDQFLKRRMAYDSVDYCADGRLTTFQEATHWVQHEQPMKVADAIIDELA; from the coding sequence ATGACCGCGACGCCTGCGGCGGCAGCAGCCGACGACCTCCCGGCGGACGTGCCCGGCGAATCGACGTTCGTGGACGCGAACGGGCTCCGGTTCCACGTCGTCGAGGCCGGTCCCGAGGACGGTGAACTCGTCGTGCTGTTGCACGGCTTCCCCGAGTTCTGGTACGGCTGGCACGACCAGATCCGACCGCTCGTCAACGAGGGCTACCGCGTCGTCGTCCCCGACCAGCGCGGCTACAACCGCAGCGACCGTCCGAGCGGCGTCGCCGAGTACCGCATCCAGACGCTGGCCGCTGACGTGACCGCCCTCATCGACGCGTACGGCCGTGAGGAGGCCGCGGTCGTGGGCCACGACTGGGGCGGCGTCGTCGGCTGGTGGCTGGCGCTCGAACACGCCGACCGGCTCTCGTCGTTCGTCGCCGTCAACGCCCCGCACCCGACGGTGATCCGACGGACGCTCTCTGGCGACCCCACCCAACTCCTGCGCTCTGGCTACGCGCTGTTCTTCCAGGTTCCGAAGGTACCCGAGGCGGTGATTCGCGCGGCCAACTGGCGACTGCCGGTGACGATGATGCGCGAGTCGTCGATGCCGGGGACGTTCTCGACGGCCGACTTCGACCGCTACCGCGCGGCGTGGGGCCGGGACGGCGCGTTCACCGCGATGCTCAACTGGTATCGGGCGGCCGCCCGCCAGCGACCCGTCCCGAGGACCGACGAGGTGACCGTCCCCACTCGGATCATCTGGGGAGTCCACGACCAGTTCCTCAAGCGCCGGATGGCGTACGACTCCGTCGACTACTGCGCGGACGGCCGTCTCACGACGTTCCAAGAGGCGACCCACTGGGTCCAACACGAACAACCGATGAAGGTCGCCGACGCGATTATCGACGAACTCGCGTGA
- a CDS encoding Hsp20/alpha crystallin family protein, whose translation MSKLREALRDLPEPVFADLLESDDAYLLVVDLPGASAETTDVRLERGRLHIEARREKAADADFSYVEEDRPLFLDAEIPLPPDATHEESFAEMDRGVLTVRLPKRAAAPEHTIPVSDA comes from the coding sequence ATGTCGAAGCTACGCGAAGCACTGCGGGACCTGCCCGAACCGGTGTTCGCGGATCTGTTGGAGAGCGACGACGCGTACCTCCTCGTCGTCGACCTGCCGGGAGCCAGCGCGGAAACGACGGACGTTCGGCTCGAACGGGGCCGCCTCCACATCGAGGCACGCCGTGAGAAGGCCGCAGACGCCGACTTCAGCTACGTCGAGGAGGACCGGCCGCTGTTCCTTGACGCAGAGATTCCGCTGCCGCCGGACGCGACCCACGAGGAGAGTTTCGCGGAGATGGACCGCGGCGTGCTGACGGTCCGTCTACCCAAGCGTGCGGCCGCGCCCGAACACACCATCCCGGTCTCGGACGCGTAA